One Spirochaetales bacterium DNA segment encodes these proteins:
- a CDS encoding PAS domain S-box protein, whose amino-acid sequence MEKKERLIRILFIDPDHTHSSYFIRLVKESGHQITCFPVFSFQEAKKRLDSDSFDIVIGNYNLDNTTILDLSPFIGKTPLVITGSIERSSDLVKALESGAEDYVIKDDRNIYCKTLLIKVIKIIRTKILKGYVVKSRVDELLYRDIMENIPDIIYKIDPNGFFTYINSAVKMLGYTQNELIGKHFRKILHPEDYHKVSRKEAEMNNYTLNDPLQGPPKFFDERRRGERKTTGLEVRLIPKTWSKQTADSMVIIGSVISFGEINAQGHYKPEDNRFLGTIGIIHDITTRRKSESLLRKLYEAVDHSPLSIIITDSNGNIEYVNPFFIHLTNYTPGEIIGKHISQFSGNGKKDGKQPDYRSIITTGERFQGEVVSSRKNGDTYWESVTMTPIRDPNGKVTNYVIIKMDISSYKKAQIELQNAHDELDRRVTERTQELQKTNETLRLEIADHSRAEEEKIKLENQLRQTHRLEMIGTLAGGIAHDFNNILAPIIGFTEMILEDIPEDDPVSTNLTYVLEAANRAKDLVQQILTFSRQVEHEAVPVMVQPLIKELLKLLRATIPKTISIKHYISPRCGAVMIDPTHFYQIIMNLCTNAFHAMREAGGTLEINLNPEKISIEKARSIAELKHGDYLSIKVKDTGHGMERAVLDRIFDPFFTTKKVGEGSGLGLSVVHGIVTSYGGAILVESEVGVGTTFTVYLPRIDSEVLVGTEKKPNIPRGTERILFVDDEKQIALMGKEMLERLGYEVTMLTDSEKALDYFKANAASIDLLVTDQTMPGMTGARLAVECMRIKPGLPVILITGFSEQITDEESKKIGIREYVMKPIAFREISQAIRRALEMKEK is encoded by the coding sequence GTGGAAAAAAAAGAAAGATTGATAAGGATTCTCTTTATCGATCCCGATCATACACACAGCTCATATTTTATACGGCTTGTAAAGGAATCCGGTCACCAGATAACGTGTTTTCCCGTATTTTCTTTTCAGGAAGCAAAAAAAAGGCTCGACAGCGATTCCTTTGATATCGTTATCGGAAATTATAATCTCGACAATACGACAATTTTAGATCTCTCGCCCTTCATCGGGAAAACACCCCTTGTCATTACGGGATCAATCGAACGGTCAAGCGACCTTGTCAAAGCCCTGGAATCCGGCGCCGAAGATTATGTCATCAAGGACGATCGGAATATATACTGTAAAACACTGCTCATCAAGGTGATCAAGATCATCCGGACAAAGATACTGAAGGGGTATGTGGTAAAAAGCAGAGTCGATGAATTGCTTTACAGAGATATAATGGAAAATATCCCCGATATCATTTATAAAATCGATCCGAACGGTTTTTTCACCTACATTAACAGTGCTGTAAAAATGCTCGGTTATACCCAGAACGAACTTATCGGAAAACATTTCAGAAAAATACTTCACCCGGAGGATTATCATAAAGTTTCAAGAAAAGAGGCGGAAATGAATAACTATACGCTCAATGACCCGCTTCAAGGACCGCCGAAATTTTTCGATGAACGGAGGAGGGGGGAGCGGAAGACAACCGGACTTGAGGTACGGCTGATACCAAAAACATGGTCCAAACAAACGGCGGATTCCATGGTGATTATCGGTTCGGTTATATCGTTTGGAGAAATTAACGCACAGGGCCACTATAAACCGGAGGATAACAGATTTCTCGGAACGATCGGTATCATTCACGACATCACCACGCGCCGGAAATCCGAATCGCTTCTCAGGAAACTCTATGAAGCGGTCGATCACAGCCCCCTTTCAATCATTATCACCGATTCGAACGGAAATATCGAATATGTGAACCCCTTTTTCATTCACCTCACCAACTACACACCCGGAGAAATCATCGGAAAACATATAAGTCAATTTTCGGGTAACGGTAAAAAGGACGGGAAACAGCCCGATTACCGGTCGATCATCACGACCGGCGAACGTTTCCAGGGGGAGGTGGTGAGTTCAAGAAAAAACGGGGACACCTACTGGGAATCGGTAACAATGACACCCATCCGGGACCCGAACGGCAAGGTGACCAATTACGTGATTATCAAAATGGATATCTCTTCCTACAAGAAAGCACAAATCGAACTCCAAAACGCGCATGACGAACTCGACCGGCGCGTCACCGAACGGACGCAAGAACTACAGAAGACAAATGAAACCCTGAGACTTGAAATCGCCGATCACAGCCGTGCCGAAGAAGAAAAGATAAAACTCGAAAATCAGTTGCGCCAGACGCACAGACTCGAGATGATCGGTACCCTTGCCGGCGGTATCGCCCATGATTTCAACAATATCCTTGCACCGATTATCGGATTTACGGAAATGATCCTGGAAGACATTCCGGAGGACGATCCGGTTTCGACAAACCTCACATATGTACTGGAGGCGGCCAACCGCGCCAAAGATCTGGTCCAGCAGATCCTTACTTTTTCGCGACAGGTCGAACACGAGGCGGTCCCCGTCATGGTACAGCCGCTCATCAAGGAACTTCTCAAACTTCTCCGGGCGACAATACCGAAAACAATCAGTATAAAACACTATATCAGCCCACGGTGCGGGGCCGTCATGATCGATCCGACACATTTTTATCAGATAATCATGAATCTCTGCACGAATGCCTTTCACGCAATGCGCGAAGCGGGTGGAACGCTCGAAATTAATCTCAATCCCGAAAAAATCAGTATCGAAAAAGCGCGTTCGATTGCGGAATTGAAACACGGCGACTACCTTAGCATAAAGGTAAAGGACACGGGTCACGGGATGGAACGGGCGGTATTGGACCGTATTTTCGATCCTTTCTTCACCACTAAAAAGGTGGGAGAAGGGAGCGGTCTGGGGCTTTCCGTTGTCCATGGGATCGTCACAAGCTACGGGGGCGCGATCCTGGTGGAGAGTGAAGTCGGGGTCGGCACGACATTTACCGTTTATCTTCCCCGCATCGACAGCGAGGTCCTTGTCGGTACGGAAAAAAAGCCGAATATTCCCCGCGGCACCGAACGGATCCTCTTTGTCGACGATGAAAAACAGATCGCCCTTATGGGCAAAGAAATGCTCGAACGGCTGGGATACGAGGTCACCATGCTTACCGACAGTGAAAAGGCGCTCGACTATTTCAAGGCAAATGCCGCCTCGATCGATCTTCTCGTCACCGACCAGACAATGCCCGGAATGACGGGCGCCAGGCTGGCGGTCGAATGTATGCGGATTAAGCCGGGCCTTCCGGTCATTCTCATCACCGGATTCAGCGAACAGATCACGGATGAAGAGAGTAAGAAAATAGGTATCCGGGAGTATGTGATGAAACCTATCGCTTTTCGTGAAATAAGCCAGGCGATACGCCGCGCGCTTGAAATGAAAGAGAAATGA
- the pncB gene encoding nicotinate phosphoribosyltransferase: MIKPTNSFVGPLLTDLYQITMAYAYWKNGIHDKEAVFDLFFRKNPFQGAFTVFAGLSEVLRFIASYSITDEDVAYIGEKLLPGCEKEFLRWLKTINCSDIKVYSVEEGTVVFPKEPLLRIEGPLAICQLLETTLLTLVNYASLVATNAARFRIASGFDKRLLEFGLRRAQGPDGGISASRYSYLGGFDGTSNVLAGRLFELPVKGTHAHSFVQAFHGIEDVGKKGDAKNKKNPAGNLLKSVLAIREQLGFTNTNEGELAAYIAYAQAFPDNFLALVDTYDTLKSGVPNFLCVAVALSRLGYEPVGIRLDSGDLAFLSRESRKMFRETAERTGVDFSGLLIAASNDINEEILLSLERQGNEIDIFGVGTHLVTCQAQPALGCVYKLVEIEGSPRIKISQQIIKVTIPGRKDVYRLIGKDSIPLADIMIMVGEEIPEKGEKILCIDPFEEKKRVIIVPHEVRKLTARVWDGEAKINLPPLSKSREYVLAQLKKMREDYARPVNPTQYKVSVTQTLFRFIHELWASEAPIPVIE; the protein is encoded by the coding sequence ATGATAAAACCGACAAACTCGTTCGTGGGACCTCTTTTGACCGATCTATACCAGATTACCATGGCGTATGCGTACTGGAAAAACGGTATTCATGACAAAGAGGCGGTCTTCGATCTTTTTTTCAGAAAAAATCCCTTCCAGGGAGCGTTTACTGTTTTTGCCGGGTTAAGCGAAGTACTTCGATTTATCGCATCGTATTCGATAACTGATGAGGACGTTGCGTATATCGGTGAAAAACTACTTCCGGGCTGCGAAAAAGAGTTTCTCAGGTGGTTGAAAACAATCAACTGTTCGGATATCAAGGTTTATTCCGTCGAAGAAGGAACCGTCGTCTTCCCGAAAGAGCCTCTCCTTCGCATTGAAGGGCCGCTTGCTATCTGTCAGCTTCTTGAAACCACGCTTCTCACCCTTGTCAATTATGCTTCGCTTGTCGCAACAAACGCAGCCAGATTCCGGATCGCATCCGGTTTTGACAAACGGCTTTTAGAGTTCGGTTTGAGACGCGCCCAGGGGCCGGATGGCGGTATTTCGGCATCCAGGTACAGTTATTTGGGCGGTTTTGACGGAACAAGCAATGTGCTTGCGGGCAGACTGTTTGAACTCCCCGTCAAGGGAACGCACGCACATTCATTCGTCCAGGCATTTCACGGCATCGAGGATGTCGGCAAAAAGGGGGATGCCAAAAACAAGAAAAACCCCGCTGGTAATCTTTTGAAATCAGTCCTTGCCATCCGCGAACAGCTGGGATTCACGAACACAAATGAAGGCGAACTCGCCGCTTATATCGCATATGCGCAGGCATTCCCCGATAATTTTCTCGCGCTCGTCGATACCTACGATACGCTGAAGTCCGGCGTCCCCAATTTTCTGTGTGTCGCCGTGGCATTGAGCCGTCTGGGTTACGAGCCGGTCGGCATCAGACTCGATTCCGGAGATCTTGCCTTTCTTTCGCGGGAAAGCAGGAAAATGTTTCGGGAAACCGCGGAACGGACAGGTGTGGATTTTTCCGGGCTTCTTATCGCAGCGAGCAATGATATTAATGAGGAAATCCTGCTTTCACTCGAAAGGCAGGGTAACGAGATCGATATCTTTGGTGTCGGCACGCATCTTGTCACCTGTCAGGCCCAGCCTGCCCTGGGATGCGTCTATAAACTCGTCGAAATAGAAGGAAGCCCGAGGATTAAAATCTCGCAACAGATAATCAAGGTGACGATTCCGGGCAGAAAAGACGTCTATCGACTTATCGGGAAGGATTCGATACCGCTTGCCGATATTATGATCATGGTCGGTGAGGAGATACCTGAAAAAGGAGAAAAGATACTCTGTATCGATCCTTTTGAGGAAAAGAAACGTGTCATCATTGTCCCGCACGAGGTCAGAAAGCTGACCGCGCGTGTGTGGGACGGAGAAGCGAAAATCAATCTGCCGCCGTTGTCCAAAAGCAGGGAGTATGTGCTTGCGCAGCTGAAAAAAATGAGGGAAGATTACGCGCGACCCGTCAATCCCACACAGTACAAGGTTTCGGTGACGCAGACGCTTTTCAGGTTCATTCACGAACTATGGGCTTCCGAAGCACCGATTCCCGTGATAGAATGA
- the nadE gene encoding NAD(+) synthase, whose protein sequence is MRLIKIGIATINTRVGAVVDNTEKIIGAMKEMKSSSCGIGCFHEQVIAGYPCEDFVQWKMFVDTQWNSLKRIAVESRVKTGVPTVFIVGLTVRHQSNLYNAAAVICNGKICGIVPKEKLPTYGVFYEWRTFSRGWAGMSGMIEGEDIPFGDLVFRFPFGMVGVEICEDIWSPDGPMRRRAYNGAEVIVNISASPFRLGIVDTRREMISTRAADNQVTLVYVNQYGGNDSLVFDGGGYVNQNGLMIAELPRWREGIVCEDVDLERTARLRFENTTWRTDCEAFLKYGERVSVVEVPEGPQPNHPACMFRIPENKSFFIPVERPVKNAFECYCEDLIAALICGLDYYEKTGVFRKIGISLSGGKDSTLSLMICYLFARKRFSGLDEEEMKKKIREFIWCFSMPAQYNSEETKNISRRICKELGVTFREIPIQAEVEREIEKVGSMLGPDEAVTDITKMNIQARIRGERMLNWSNSSGGMWIQTGNMSEKAVGYTTIGGDMMGAYSLIANIPKTVIIALLGYLYGRYRFQGLKDVLETKASAELADAQEDEKDLMPFPVLDSCMYLLVEEKKSPAVIYRITRTMWTDDELKKMAPWYKPGMLSTWIKKFVRLFTGSIFKWVQTPQAVHVGKLELDRERALQLPVVQSREWLETEDF, encoded by the coding sequence ATGCGGCTTATAAAAATCGGTATTGCCACGATCAACACACGAGTCGGTGCGGTCGTTGACAATACGGAAAAAATAATTGGCGCGATGAAAGAAATGAAATCATCCTCGTGCGGCATCGGCTGTTTTCATGAACAGGTGATCGCCGGATATCCGTGCGAGGATTTTGTTCAGTGGAAGATGTTCGTCGATACGCAATGGAACAGCTTGAAGCGCATCGCCGTTGAAAGCAGGGTAAAAACGGGCGTTCCGACGGTTTTTATCGTCGGACTGACGGTGCGGCATCAAAGCAATCTCTATAATGCAGCCGCGGTTATATGCAACGGTAAGATATGCGGCATTGTCCCAAAGGAGAAACTTCCCACCTATGGCGTCTTTTATGAATGGCGGACATTTTCCCGGGGGTGGGCCGGTATGAGCGGCATGATAGAAGGTGAAGATATCCCGTTCGGCGATCTTGTGTTTCGCTTTCCCTTTGGTATGGTCGGCGTCGAGATCTGCGAGGACATCTGGTCGCCCGACGGGCCGATGAGGAGGCGGGCCTACAACGGCGCGGAGGTGATCGTAAACATATCGGCATCGCCGTTCAGGTTGGGAATAGTCGACACGAGACGCGAGATGATATCGACCAGGGCGGCGGACAACCAGGTCACCCTGGTCTATGTCAATCAGTACGGTGGAAACGATTCGCTCGTGTTCGACGGGGGCGGGTACGTCAACCAGAACGGTCTCATGATCGCCGAATTGCCGCGGTGGCGTGAAGGGATCGTCTGCGAGGATGTCGACCTGGAACGGACGGCAAGGCTGCGCTTCGAGAATACGACATGGCGGACGGACTGTGAAGCCTTTTTAAAATACGGTGAACGGGTTTCGGTCGTCGAGGTACCGGAGGGACCGCAGCCCAATCACCCCGCCTGCATGTTCCGTATTCCCGAAAATAAAAGTTTTTTCATACCTGTCGAACGACCCGTCAAAAACGCCTTTGAATGTTATTGTGAAGACCTCATTGCCGCGTTGATATGCGGACTCGATTATTACGAGAAAACCGGCGTATTCAGGAAGATCGGGATATCACTTTCCGGCGGAAAGGATTCCACGTTGAGTCTCATGATATGTTATCTCTTTGCCAGAAAACGCTTTTCCGGACTCGATGAGGAGGAAATGAAGAAAAAGATACGGGAGTTTATCTGGTGTTTTTCAATGCCCGCGCAATACAATTCCGAAGAGACGAAGAATATATCCCGCCGTATTTGCAAAGAATTGGGGGTGACATTCAGGGAAATACCGATTCAGGCGGAGGTTGAACGGGAGATCGAAAAAGTCGGATCCATGCTCGGGCCGGATGAGGCGGTTACCGATATCACGAAAATGAACATACAGGCGCGCATACGGGGCGAACGGATGCTCAACTGGTCGAACTCTTCGGGGGGTATGTGGATTCAGACGGGGAATATGTCGGAGAAAGCCGTCGGGTATACGACAATAGGGGGGGATATGATGGGCGCCTATTCCCTGATCGCGAACATACCCAAAACGGTGATTATCGCCCTGCTTGGTTACCTGTACGGGCGCTACCGTTTTCAGGGATTGAAGGACGTCCTCGAAACAAAGGCGTCGGCCGAACTCGCCGACGCTCAGGAAGACGAAAAGGATCTCATGCCGTTCCCCGTTCTGGACAGTTGTATGTACCTGCTTGTCGAAGAGAAAAAGAGTCCGGCCGTTATCTACCGTATCACAAGAACAATGTGGACGGACGACGAATTGAAAAAAATGGCACCGTGGTACAAACCGGGAATGCTTTCAACCTGGATAAAGAAGTTCGTGAGATTGTTTACCGGTTCCATCTTCAAATGGGTGCAGACCCCGCAGGCGGTTCATGTGGGTAAACTGGAGCTCGACAGGG